One window from the genome of Danaus plexippus chromosome 24, MEX_DaPlex, whole genome shotgun sequence encodes:
- the LOC133319506 gene encoding protein lethal(2)essential for life-like, whose protein sequence is MSLLPFVLGYDRPHRLIDQDFGLSLTPDDLLTVAVSPLLSRDYYRPWRQMAAAARDVGSTIKSDKDKFQVNLDVQHFKPEEITVKTADGYIVVEGKHEEKKDEHGFISRQFTRRYALPEGCNPDTVESRLSSDGVLSVIAPKVPSVSKNERSVPIAQTGPVRKEIKDQNSQAGAGDNK, encoded by the coding sequence ATGTCTCTGTTGCCATTCGTGTTGGGTTACGACCGACCGCACCGTCTCATCGATCAGGACTTCGGCTTGTCTTTGACTCCCGACGATCTACTGACTGTTGCCGTGTCTCCACTACTATCACGAGACTACTACAGACCTTGGCGTCAGATGGCCGCTGCTGCGAGGGACGTCGGATCCACCATCAAGTCGGACAAAGATAAATTCCAAGTCAACTTGGACGTGCAGCATTTCAAACCTGAGGAAATAACTGTGAAGACTGCAGACGGTTACATAGTCGTAGAAGGAAAACACGAAGAAAAGAAAGATGAACACGGCTTTATATCCCGTCAGTTCACGAGACGATACGCACTCCCGGAAGGCTGTAATCCAGACACAGTAGAGTCACGGCTGTCTTCGGATGGAGTGCTGAGTGTTATTGCTCCGAAAGTGCCATCAGTATCGAAGAATGAACGAAGCGTCCCCATCGCCCAGACCGGACCCGTGAGGAAGGAGATCAAGGATCAGAATTCACAAGCCGGAGCTGGTGATAATAAATGA